One Lepus europaeus isolate LE1 chromosome 7, mLepTim1.pri, whole genome shotgun sequence DNA segment encodes these proteins:
- the LOC133763875 gene encoding LOW QUALITY PROTEIN: lysine-specific demethylase 4D-like (The sequence of the model RefSeq protein was modified relative to this genomic sequence to represent the inferred CDS: inserted 1 base in 1 codon) — protein sequence MKSKAHRAQNPNCSIMVFHPTKEEFSDFDNYIAYMESRGAHRGGLAKVIPPKEWRARQSYDDIDDILITRPLQQVAYGGAGVFTQFHKKNKAMTLSEYRQLANSTKYQTPAHLTFEELERKYWKNRLYDAPIYGADISGSLFDDNTAHWNLRRLGTIQDLLEQECGVVIEGVNTPYLYFGMWKTTFAWHTEDMDLYSINYLHFGEPKTWYAVXPEHGRRLERLAGQLFPGSSRSCQAFLRHKVALISPSVLRQNAIPFRRVTQQAGEFMVTFPYGYHAGFNHGFNCAEAINFATLRWINYGKVASQCSCGEARVTFDMDAFVRILQPERYELWKCGQDRTALDHTEPTARTSPELTKWKQDRGLWRAARGLASKLARSLAAGDGTRCKAPQRLRAAGESTAQPAGIAHSSRKPQAAPRTSLGPCAPEVLSTVTRGCRRRSRELGLQEPSLQSPAKRRLSVRTGRTAARSQPQSSPERGILMVNPAPSLGPQLPA from the exons ATGAAGTCTAAGGCCCATCGTGCTCAGAATCCAAATTGCAGCATAATGGTATTTCACCCAACCAAAGAAGAGTTTAGTGATTTTGATAACTATATTGCTTACATGGAATCTCGGGGTGCACACCGAGGAGGCCTGGCCAAGGTCATCCCACCCAAGGAGTGGAGGGCCAGACAGAGCTATGATGACATCGATGACATCTTAATAACTCGCCCCCTCCAGCAAGTGGCCTATGGCGGGGCAGGTGTCTTTACTCAATTCCATAAAAAGAACAAAGCCATGACTCTGAGCGAGTACCGCCAACTGGCCAACAGCACAAAATACCAGACCCCAGCGCACCTGACTTTTGAAGAGTTGGAGCGAAAATACTGGAAAAACCGTCTCTATGATGCCCCGATCTATGGTGCTGACATCAGCGGCTCTCTGTTTGATGACAACACAGCACACTGGAACCTCAGGCGCCTGGGCACCATTCAGGACCTGTTGGAGCAGGAGTGCGGCGTGGTCATCGAGGGAGTCAACACGCCCTACCTGTACTTTGGCATGTGGAAGACCACGTTCGCCTGGCACACGGAGGACATGGACCTGTACAGCATCAACTACCTGCACTTCGGGGAGCCCAAAACGTGGTACGCGG CCCCGGAGCACGGGCGGCGCCTGGAACGCCTGGCCGGGCAGCTGTTCCCGGGCAGTTCCCGCAGCTGCCAGGCCTTCCTGCGGCACAAGGTGGCCCTCATCTCGCCCAGCGTCCTGCGGCAGAACGCCATCCCCTTCCGCCGCGTCACTCAGCAGGCTGGCGAGTTCATGGTCACCTTTCCCTACGGCTACCACGCGGGCTTCAACCACGGCTTCAACTGCGCCGAAGCCATCAATTTCGCCACCTTGCGCTGGATCAATTATGGCAAAGTGGCCTCTCAGTGCAGCTGCGGGGAAGCCAGGGTCACCTTTGACATGGATGCCTTTGTTCGTATCCTGCAACCCGAGCGCTATGAGCTGTGGAAGTGCGGCCAAGATCGGACGGCCCTGGACCACACGGAGCCTACGGCACGCACCAGCCCGGAGCTGACCAAGTGGAAGCAGGATCGCGGGCTCTGGAGGGCAGCCCGAGGCTTGGCTTCCAAACTTGCTAGGTCCCTGGCTGCAGGCGATGGTACTCGCTGCAAGGCTCCCCAGCGCCTACGGGCTGCCGGGGAATCTACAGCACAGCCAGCGGGCATTGCCCACAGTTCCAGGAAACCACAGGCAGCCCCGCGGACTTCACTGGGTCCCTGTGCCCCAGAGGTCCTCTCAACTGTCACACGTGGCTGTCGGCGTCGCTCTAGGGAactggggctgcaggagccaaGCCTCCAGTCGCCAGCAAAGAGGCGCCTCTCGGTCAGAACAGGGCGCACAGCTGCGCGCTCCCAGCCTCAGTCCTCACCTGAGCGTGGTATCTTGATGGTCAATCCTGCACCAAGCCTGGGGCCGCAGCTCCCCGCTTAG